A window of Melopsittacus undulatus isolate bMelUnd1 chromosome 10, bMelUnd1.mat.Z, whole genome shotgun sequence genomic DNA:
AACGCACTGCGGGACCAGCAGCTGAGCCGGGCAGACATCCCCATCATCGTGGATAGCTGCATTGCCTTCATCACGCAGTATGGTGAGCCTGGCATGGGGACCACAGCCACAGCATCCACCAACACACATGTGGTGGCCAGTGGGGCCAGGCAGCCCCATTAGGGATACTCTGGGTGGGATAGGGCATCCATGACCTTATGTCACTGTCCCAGGGCTGAGGCATGAGGGGATTTACCGCAAGAATGGAGCCAAGTCCCGGATCAAGGTACTGATGGAGGAGTTCCGGCGGGATGCCCGCAATGTCAAGCTGCGCATCAGTGACAACTTCATTGAGGACGTCACGGACGTGCTGAAGAGGTTCTTCCGAGAGCTGGAAGATCCTGTCTTCACCCTGGAGCTGCACCCACAGTGGAAGGAGGCTGCAGGTACATCCTCCTACCAAGCTGCGCTGCCTGCTAGGGACCCCCAGAGTCAATGTCCCTCAGGGCAGGGTCCTGGTACCTGTCAGCTCTGGATCTGCTGCATTCACCATTAAGCCATGACCTGTTTGCCTCACTGCAGCAATACCCTCAAAGCCCCAGCGCCTGGAGCGGTACAAGGAGCTCATTCAGCGCCTGCCTCGCCTCAACCACAAGACCCTGGCTGCGCTCATTGGGCACCTTTACCGGTCAGTGAGACACCTCCCTGCAGGCTCCCCTGGTCCAGCCGGGGTACCCAAGGCCAGCCAGAAGTGTGGGATCACTCCATTGCGCAGGGAATGCAGTGCCCATGTCCTGCTTCATCAGCCCTCCAGCTGCTGGGGTGTGATGAAGCATGATGTTCTGGAACACCTCAAATGTTCCCAAAGTCATCCTGCAGCAAGGGGAAGTAACAGGAGGTTTAGGAGTAAAGGACACCCCTGTAGGATGCAAACTTCATCCAGTGCCccaaaaaagagggaaaaaaaccaaattcCACAGCTGTTTTTCAGGAGAGTTTGTAAGAGGCAGAGGAGggtggctggggctggagccctATAAAAGTGGGACCAGCCCCTCACCTTGTCCTCCTTGTCCCAGGGTGCAGAAATGTGCAGACCTCAACCAGATGAGCACCAAGAACCTGTCGCTTCTCTTCGCACCCAGCCTCTTCCAAACCGATGGTAAAGGGGAGCACGAGGTCAAGGTGATGGAAGACCTCATTGACAACTATGTCAGCATCTTCAATGTAAGCTCCCTGCAGGGCCTTGCCAGCCCCCTGCATGATGGCTCTGTCTCCCTCTCCTTGTAACCCTCCATGCTGCCCACCTCTGCctccccctgcatccctccatcctGGCAATGTGTCCTCACTCCACATTGACTGCATGTGTCTCCCTTCTCACACTGTTCATCCTTCCTCTGGCAGATTGACGAGGACCAGGTATCCCAGATGGATCTGGAGAACAGTCTGATCACCACCTGGAAGGACACTCAGGTACTGGGGATGTGCTTGTCAGGGACCCCTGGGCTGGTGGGCCTCCCAGGTTCCCACTGTCCCACACCAGATATATGGGGAAGAAACTTCCCCACTTGTGTCCCCTTCACCCATCACCCTGGGGCTCCTACCCAGGGGATAagcacccccagctccctgggtcaccatccccagccccatagagaggggCTATGTGCAGCTCCCacaccagcacagcaccaaCACCACCTGCTCTTCCCCCAGCTCTCACAGGCAGGGGACCTCATCATCGAGGTTTACCTGGAGCAGAAGCTGCCTGACTGCTGCGTGACCCTGAAGGTGAGTCCCAAAACAGATTGTGCTGGGGGAGAcagggagggatgcaggcacAGCCTGTCCCTGGGACCCATCCTGCCATCACCTGCAGCTCCCCGTGTGTCCGGCCCCAGGTGTCCCCCACGATGACAGCAGAGGAGCTCACCAACCATGTGCTGGAGATGCGCAATGTGGCAGCCAGCCTGGACATCTGGCTGACCTTCGAGGCCCTGGAGAATGGGGAGCTGGGTGAGTGTGGTGGGATGGCACGGGGGGATGCTCTCGGCAAGGCAAGGCTGGTGAGGAGAGGTGTGGGGTAAGGAAGGCAGCTTGCTGCTGGTGACAGGGAAGGGGACACAGTGTCTGTGCCTCCCCAGAGCGGCCCCTGCACCCCAAGGAGAAGGTGCTGGAGCAAGCTTTGCAGTGGTGCAAGCTGCCGGAGCCCAGCACTGCATACCTGCTGGTGAAGAAGGTCCCCATCGGTGAGGGCAGCTGCCTCTTCACAGGTAAGGCAGTCACAAAGGGTCCCAGCCTTAAAGGGTGTCCCCAAGGGGGACAGCTCTGCCTGAGCTTCCCATTGCCCTGGCTACCACCCTGCAGCCATCAGGGGCACATCCCTGAGACCACAGTGGGACCCTGACCCTTGTCTCCCCAAATTGGGCAGGCGTCAAGCGCGAGACCCCCAAGTGTGGGCTGCTGAAGTGCCGTGAGGAGCCCCCCAAGCTGCTGGGGAGCAAGTTTCAGGAGCGCTACTTCGTCATCCGGGAtcggaggctgctgctgctcaaggaGAAGAGGGTACCCAGGGGATGCTGAGGAAGGCGAGGCAGGGAGGGGAGCctggggacagcagtggcaCTGTGGTGGCTGTCCTCGTGATGGGGTGGCTGGCACCAAGCTGTGCTGACCCGATGGATCTCCTTCTCCAGAGTGCCAAACCAGAGCGTGAGTGGCCCCTGGATGCAGCCAAGGTTTACATGGGCATTAGGAAGAAGCTGAAGCCACCAGCCCAGTAAGTGGTACCTTCCCTGGGGCATGCATCCCTCGGTTCCTTGGGCACCCACACACAAGCTCAGGCACTGGGAGCATGCCAAGCCTCAGTGGGACCCAAACCCATGACAAGCTTGGATCCATGGGGGAGTTCAGCCCCCTGCCGCTGCCCACAGACCTTGGGCTGTGTCTGAGCTCAGTGGTGCCTCCTCACAGCccatctcttcctttccccaggTGGGGTTTCACACTGACCCTGGacaagcagcagctgtgagtATCTGTCCCTGCCACCCTGGGGCTTTGGGTGTTGAGATCAGTCCCCAGCTTCAGTGGCAGTGGGACAGCCaggggcagggctatggggccCGGGGGTCGGGGCAGAGCTGATGCCTGGCTGGGGCACTCAAGGGACAGAGTGGTAGGGCCACACACACCCTGGCACAAGATGGGGGCCAGGCTCTAGGGGCAATCTCCATACCACACACCTCTCTACCTCCCCATCCACACCAGCACCCCTGGGAGATGCATCTCCAAGCACCCACAGCAGGCTCCAGAGGGACTTGCCCACCCTGCTCAGGTCTGCATGCCACCTGCATGGCTGCGCTGCCTGCCAGGCTCCATCCAGCTCCGCGCTGTGTCCCCATCACCCAACATCTGCACTAAGCTGGGCTCCCTGCACTGGCTTCCCCAGCACCACCGGGTGCCTGGGCACAACCTGCTGAtcccctccccattcctccgACACCGCTGATGCTGGggcagggacatggggatgaGATGTTCTGTTAAGGGCAGCAAGGGCAGATGAGCTGAGGAGCCCAACAAGCCCTGGCTTTGCCCTGAAGCATGATTTGGGTTTCAGAGGTGTAGTTGTGCCTGACAGCCCCATGTTCACAGGCAGGGTGACAAGGGGACATGGACCCCACTGGCCCTGCTCCTTGGCAACATCTCCACTGACTCCTCTGCAGGTACCTGGTGTGCTCGGGgcaggctgagctgtgggactGGACCACCAGCATCCTCAAGGCTCAGGTGGGTGCAGactggtggtgctggggctggagggggttGTCAGGGCAGCCCAGCATGACCCTGCTCCCTGTCCCTGTGCACAGCACGATGACCTGCGCCCCGTGATCCTGCGCCGGCGCTCCTCCTCTGACCTCGCCAAGCAGAAGTTCGGCACCATGCCGCTGGTGCCGCTGCACGGGGACAGCACCGATGCCACCATGCTCTCTGCCAACCAGACCCTGGTAAAGCCACACAGCTACCCCTGCCCACAGGGGCTTCTGCATCCACCCAGCTCCATGcacccatcccagctccatgtgCCTCAGAGGCAGGTGCATGTGCAGGTCCCTGATAGATGCTTTGGGTGGGTGTCCCTGTGCTTGGTGCTGTGCTCGTGTCCAcaacagctccctgctgcctgctcaggcATCCACAACCCTGCTCCATGTTATCTCGTGCTTACCGCTGCCCATCTCTTCTGTTTCCAGCGTCGCCTGCACACGAGAAGGACTTTGTCCATGTTCTTTGTGAGTACCAGCACACATTGGATGGGATGTCACCAGCAGTGGGATGTCACCTACACTTGAGACATGCCCAGGCCATCCTGCGCACACTGTGTGGCAGAGGACGGGGTGCCCATTGTTCTGGGTGTCCCATACCCAGGAATGGGGGTCCCTGCATAGTCCTAGTTTGTGCAAGCAAGACCCCAACAGACCAGCCCAGTTCCCACAGCCTTTCCCATTGCCCAGAAATTATCAACATAAGAAATATGAGGAAACAGGTTTAAGTCCTCCTCACCATCAAGTTATCTGCTTGGGGGTCACCTGGCTGGACCTCACCTGACCTGGCTCTGTGCCCTGCATAAGCACCCatcttcccttcccaccccagaCCACCTCTGCCAAGGGATGCAGGGCTGGTGCTACAGCCTGGTGGTGAGGACCATGCCTCAGCAGGCACCAAAACGCTCACCCTCCATCAGTAACAGGGAAGAAAGGGCAACAGTGCCTGAGACAAGAGACCTGATGGATAATGGGTCCACAGCAGGGATTGCAGGGAGGGCAAGCTGGGGGGGAATGGAAGGGTACACTGCTGAGCGGTGTGGACAGTGCCCTCACTGTGAcatcctgctctcctgcagcccatgaaggTTCACCAGAACTCCCTGGAcgagcagcaggagaaggaggcAGATGCTGATCCTGTCTATGAGGAGGTGGGCAACTTCCCCGAGCTGGCCAcgctggagctggggcaggggctgctggcagACCTGTCGGCTGTGCCCTTCATGGACAGCTCCAAAAAGCCATCCCTgttccctgagcatcctccagctgcagcactgaggtCCTCACTGCCAGCCAGCCCGGCCCAAAGGGTGGCAGGTCCCTCTGTCACCAAAGCCCTGTCCCTCGAGAGGGGCTTGAACCTGGAGAGTGACAGAGCTCCAGGCCAGGGGCTCAGACACACCAAAACAGCCTCTCTGGAGAGGAACATGGAGCCTTCCCTGGCACTgggcagggactgggagcaggCAGCCACACCAGGGAGCAGTCCCAGTGCAGATACCACCGTGGAGATGCCAAGGAAGAGGAGCATTCAGCCTCCTTCACCCATCAACGACAAACTCATCCAGGAGCTCAGCAGTGTCATCCTCAGGAAGAATGAGGGCCAGCCACCAGGGCCGGGCCAGCCGGTGACATGACTTACTGTGCCAAAGGGGTGGCCACCGACCTGGGGGTCAAGTAGTgcccagcagcagtgacaaTGGGTACCCCACACTCCTACAGCATGGAGCATGcaccctcttcctcctcctcctcacctggGAGTGGGGACCAGTGGGGACTAGTGGGAACCAGAGGACTAGTGGGGACAAGGATGCTGAGCCATGGTACCCCCTCTTgggagggctggggatgctgccccATGTGCTCTCCCTCCTGGGTGGCATATCTGTCACTGGGCCCAGCACCATGGGAAGCaagtaaaagggaaaataaaagcagaaacatggaACCCACATGTTTCAGCAGCATCCGCAGTGTCAGGCACAGGGCACATGGTGCCTGCTGGCATGGGGGAGCACAGCATTTGGCCCATGGGACACGTCAGGACAACCAACCCACCCCCCAGTTCCCTTCTTGCCTCTAGCATGGCATATTTGTGGGGGGAGAAGGGTCATCaatgggagcagggctggccgTGTGTGCCTGGAGCGTAGTCCTGGCGATGGAGGACAGCTCCTGCTCAGCCAGGGTATTTATACCTCTtccttccagcagcagggagaaatAAAGGTTTATTTGTACTCTGGAGGGTTTGGTCACTGCAGGAGGAGCAATGAGGGATGCGGGGGTCCATTAGGTGGGGAAATAAGGGTGCCAGGGCCAGGCACGCAGTTGGGGGATTCATGGGACTGGGGCACCATCAGCAGAGGAGCTACAAAACTGGGATGAAGCCTAGATCCAGGGTGGGATCTTCTGCCCAAGGTTGATGCCAGCCTGGGACAGCGCAGCCCTTTGTGGTGGCACCACACTGCAGGATGTACCCCTTTGGGGCAGGGTGACACAGTACAGCACCCCAAGCCCTGCCTACAGCTGGCTCTGCTCATTGGACTGCAGGGGCAAGGCTGCCTTCTCCAAAGCCCTTCCCGAGGAGGTATCGAGCCCCctcaggcagcagctgcctgcatcccGCACCCAGACCCGGAAATCCCGGGACACGTAGAAGTAGACGAAGGGATCAAAGCAGTTGTTGAAGGCGCTGAGCACCAGGGCCACAGTGTACCACATGTAAGTGGTGTTGTGGCACCCCGTGGCCTCAAGCATATAGTGGATGAAGAGCAGTACATTGCTGGGGGTGAAGCAGAGGATGAAGACCAGGAGGACCACAGCCAGGACATGCACCACTTGCCTATAGTGTCTCCCCTGGGCCAGCAGCCGCACTAGGATGCAGCTGTAGGAGGCGGTCATGAGCACAAAGGGCAAGCCAAAGCCCAGCCCCACCAGGCAGAGGAAATAGTAGACAAGGAACGTGTGCTTATCCTTCTCTAGGACATCGTGGCACGTTGTGATGTTCAGGCTCGAGATATGACTTGTCTGGGGGCACAAAAGCAGAGGGGTCATGCCCAGCCCCACCACCAGCCAGATGCCCACACAGACACCCGCCTTGACCCACGTCTGACTGGAGCCCTTCCACAGGAATGGGTGCATAACAGAGATGTAGCGCTCCAGGCCAATGCaagtgaggaagaggatggagcTGTACATGTTCCCATAGAAGAAGGCCATCATAGTGCGGCACAGGTAGTCCCCAAAGAGCCAGTGATTGCCCAGGAGGTGGTAGGCGATCTtgaagggaagcaggagggcaAAGAGCAGGTCGGCACTCGCCAGGTTGAGCAGGAAGAGGGTGCTGGAACATCTCCTGAAGTTGGTCACCAAGACCCAGCAGGCCAGAGCGTTGGCTGGCAGCCCCACGAGCAGGACCACAGAGTagagggcaggcaggaggcGGGTGGTGAGGGTGCTGTTGAGGAAACCTTCCACGGAAGCACTGGGGCAAGCAGCTTCTTCTTGGGCAGTGAGGGGGATCAAGGCTCGCCCTGTGCCACGCACTGTGGAGGGGACAAGGCATCAGGCTCAGCTCCCATTGCCCCTTCCCACTCAGGACCATGCAggagctgtcagcagcagctctagGACCTGGCATTGCTCTGCCCCATGGCTCAGAACATGGGACCCCATGAGCCCAGCGCAACAGGTCCCCTGCAACCCAACAAGATCAAAAGGGCAGAAAGGAAACCCACAGGGACAGGGTTGGGATAAGGCCACCCATGCCAGCACAGGAGATGTTCTCCCAGTGGGgatgcttcctcctcctcctggccAGGCCCCCAACTTGAAGGCTGCCTCCTTGTCCTCCTGCAGTCAGAGGCTTCTCACTGCATGCTCAGAACAAAAGTGAAGAACAGGAAGGTCCAGGACACCAGACAAAAACTGATCAAATCCCTTTCCTGGCTGGCTCAGAAAACATCCAGGTTTTGCTGTTCTGCACATGACCCCCAGCTCCAAAGGCTCCATCCAGATGGTCCTCAGAGCACCCTGGTTACATCCAATAGGTGTCCCACAACCTCTTCCACCTCTCCACATCCAGGGCACAAGGGAAATTCAGGTTAAAACAGCAATAACCTGATTTTTGCTGCCCAATGGACCAGGGGTGGCCAGGTTTCAAGTCTTCACTTAGGTTTTGAGCTTGAACACTCAGGGAAGGCAGCAGTGTAGTGGCCCGAGCTTTCACCATGACACCCAGATACCCCCTCCAAGTATCACAgaacagatgggtgcctctgtccTGCCCCATCACCCTCTAGAACATGATGGGTGCCTCTGTCCTGCCCCATCACCCTCTAGACCCACCAAGGCACTTACCTGGGGAGACCTGGACGGCTGAGCCAAGGCAGGCACACCCGAGCAGGAGGGTGACACAggtggcagcagagccaggcaatGGCACCGGCCGGGACATCTCTGCACAAGCTGGGTCTGCAGGAGCACCACAGGCAGGGCTGGCCCCTCTGCGTCACCGCGGCAGGACCGGCGCCAGCCCCGAcctgctgcctccttcctctTTCACTCCATGTCTTGCCTGTGGCCACATCCTCGTGATGAGACGAGACAGGAGCCCCTGATGACCATCAGCTGCCCCCACTGACGAGCACACTGGGGTGATTTCCAGCCGCCTGCCCGCACgctgtggggaaggggaagcaggaGTAAGGCAGCTATCGAAAGACAGTTGTGAACCGCAGCGGAGCTGTACATGTCGC
This region includes:
- the LOC101869037 gene encoding proteinase-activated receptor 2-like encodes the protein MSRPVPLPGSAATCVTLLLGCACLGSAVQVSPVRGTGRALIPLTAQEEAACPSASVEGFLNSTLTTRLLPALYSVVLLVGLPANALACWVLVTNFRRCSSTLFLLNLASADLLFALLLPFKIAYHLLGNHWLFGDYLCRTMMAFFYGNMYSSILFLTCIGLERYISVMHPFLWKGSSQTWVKAGVCVGIWLVVGLGMTPLLLCPQTSHISSLNITTCHDVLEKDKHTFLVYYFLCLVGLGFGLPFVLMTASYSCILVRLLAQGRHYRQVVHVLAVVLLVFILCFTPSNVLLFIHYMLEATGCHNTTYMWYTVALVLSAFNNCFDPFVYFYVSRDFRVWVRDAGSCCLRGLDTSSGRALEKAALPLQSNEQSQL